In Halorhodospira halophila, a single genomic region encodes these proteins:
- a CDS encoding diguanylate cyclase domain-containing protein, whose product RADLEQLCGRVLKVLEMPVSVKGHVVRFSVSLGTSLCPDDSTDAERLLALADQRMYANKTGKTSESAVWCAAPADC is encoded by the coding sequence CCGGGCGGACCTGGAGCAACTCTGCGGGCGAGTGCTGAAGGTGCTCGAGATGCCCGTATCCGTCAAAGGGCACGTGGTGCGCTTTTCGGTCAGTCTGGGGACCTCCCTTTGCCCGGATGACAGCACCGATGCCGAGCGGTTGCTCGCGCTGGCCGATCAGCGGATGTACGCGAACAAAACCGGCAAAACGAGCGAATCAGCGGTCTGGTGTGCAGCTCCTGCGGACTGCTGA
- the cysZ gene encoding sulfate transporter CysZ — protein sequence MSDGDKEGGQADVAGTALVAPLEGVRHLLRGFRLLLAPGVKRFVVIPLAINAVLFAVALVLGAAAVAELVGYLQGMLPGWLDWIALLAWPLYVVAGLLVIFFAAGMVANLIAAPFMKPLAAAVEHHLTGEVPPRRLRTVRAVVLDIPGSVGSELAKLVCFLLRALPLLLLFLIPGVNALAPFAWLIFGAWMLAREYLDPPLTNHGYSFRDQGRLIARHRTGTLGFGGAAAVANTIPGVNFFVLPAAVAGGASLVSARMRDPLRSAA from the coding sequence GTGTCTGACGGGGACAAGGAAGGGGGTCAGGCAGATGTGGCTGGTACGGCACTAGTAGCCCCTCTGGAGGGCGTCCGGCACCTGCTGCGGGGCTTCCGACTGCTCTTGGCGCCGGGGGTCAAGCGCTTCGTGGTGATCCCGTTGGCGATCAACGCGGTGCTCTTCGCCGTCGCGCTGGTCCTCGGTGCTGCGGCCGTGGCGGAGTTGGTGGGTTACTTGCAGGGCATGCTCCCAGGCTGGTTGGACTGGATCGCCCTGCTGGCCTGGCCGCTTTACGTCGTGGCGGGGCTGCTGGTTATCTTCTTCGCCGCGGGCATGGTTGCCAATCTGATCGCCGCCCCTTTCATGAAGCCGCTGGCGGCAGCGGTGGAGCATCATCTGACCGGCGAGGTTCCGCCCAGGCGGCTGCGGACCGTGCGCGCGGTGGTGCTCGATATTCCTGGCTCTGTGGGCTCCGAGTTGGCTAAGCTCGTCTGCTTCCTGCTTCGAGCGCTGCCGCTGCTGCTGCTTTTCCTGATCCCGGGGGTGAACGCCCTGGCGCCGTTCGCCTGGCTCATCTTCGGGGCCTGGATGCTGGCGCGCGAGTACCTCGACCCGCCGCTCACCAATCACGGCTACAGCTTTCGGGATCAGGGGCGGCTGATCGCCCGGCACCGGACAGGGACGCTGGGGTTCGGCGGCGCGGCAGCGGTCGCCAACACCATCCCCGGGGTGAACTTCTTCGTGCTGCCGGCTGCGGTGGCCGGAGGGGCCTCGCTGGTCAGCGCGCGCATGCGGGATCCGCTGCGCAGCGCGGCGTAG